In Triticum aestivum cultivar Chinese Spring chromosome 5B, IWGSC CS RefSeq v2.1, whole genome shotgun sequence, the following proteins share a genomic window:
- the LOC123111537 gene encoding zinc finger protein CO3, whose product MIKAEPELRGQLRGGGSMLQQRCDSCRSAPCAFYCRADSAALCAACDADVHSANTLASRHRRVPMGAVAPASPAGGAFVVRPGGVNSSWPIREGRRSYYDDGEGEGDEEEATSWLLLDPLRGPEGDAPAFGDALVADFLDLGRAGEKDASGKEYRGHGVESNEGSHELVVPGEPVAQLHERQDFTAEMSYDAQNSNHGYGFGATFQRSLSMSSSPDNSSTVQDVTSSYMRRSESSVDLFSAAAHMSPQFMGMAMDREARVHRYREKRKMRRFEKTIRYASRKAYAETRPRIKGRFAKRADADLEVDQYFSAAVLSDSSCGVVPTF is encoded by the exons ATGATCAAGGCCGAGCCGGAGCTTCgtggccagctgcgcggcggcggcagcaTGCTGCAGCAGCGCTGCGACTCGTGCCGGTCGGCGCCGTGCGCGTTCTACTGCCGCGCCGACTCGGCAGCGCTCTGCGCCGCGTGCGACGCGGACGTGCACTCGGCCAACACGCTGGCCAGCCGCCACCGCCGCGTCCCGATGGGCGCGGTGGCCCCGGCCTCCCCTGCCGGAGGCGCCTTCGTCGTCCGCCCCGGCGGCGTCAACTCCTCCTGGCCCATCCGCGAGGGCCGGAGGTCCTACTACGAcgacggcgagggagagggagatgaggaGGAAGCGACGTCGTGGTTGCTGCTCGACCCGCTCCGGGGCCCGGAGGGGGATGCGCCGGCGTTCGGCGACGCGCTCGTCGCTGACTTCCTTGACCTCGGGCGAGCAGGCGAGAAGGACGCGTCGGGCAAGGAGTACCGCGGCCACGGTGTGGAGAGCAACGAGGGCAGCCACGAGCTCGTCGTGCCCGGCGAGCCGGTGGCGCAGCTGCATGAGCGGCAGGACTTCACGGCGGAGATGTCGTATGATGCACAAAATTCTAACCATGGGTACGGATTTGGCGCAACATTCCAACGCAGC CTTTCAATGTCATCATCACCGGACAACAGTAGCACCGTCCAGGATGTGACCAGCTCGTACATGAGGCGCAGCGAGAGCAGCGTCGACCTCTTCTCAGCGGCGGCGCACATGTCGCCGCAGTTCATGGGCATGGCCATGGACAGGGAGGCCAGGGTGCACCGGTACAgggagaagaggaagatgaggcgGTTCGAGAAGACCATCAGGTACGCGTCGCGGAAGGCCTACGCCGAGACCAGGCCACGGATCAAGGGGCGGTTCGCCAAGCGCGCCGACGCCGACCTCGAGGTGGACCAGTACTTCTCCGCAGCCGTGCTGTCCGACTCCAGCTGCGGCGTTGTGCCGACTTTCTAG